CATCCATGAGTTGGATCAGTGGACCAGAGGATACGCCTTGGCAGCCCGCCGGGAGCAGATGGGGGCTCGGCTACGTGAATCTAGGACCGCTACATCGGAGTTTTTGGCAAGATGCAATTGTCACCTTCAATGGCAACAGGGTGAGCGCCGCCTACGCATTGGATGGACTGGACGTGAACGTCACAAGGACGCTCAACCGAGACGGTGTCTTGGAGGAGTGCTACGTTTTCACCAATACGGGTGCTGAGCCTCTTGCACTGGACGATCACGGACCCGAGTCTTTTGCGATTTACACCCCCTTCAATGATCACTATACATCTACAACAGATGTCCTGGAACATCGGGCCCATGCACACGTCTGGGCGAACGGAGGGGCCTCGTCGTGGGTCAAGCTCACGCGAATGGGTTTGCGAGGACCACATCTCGGTATTGTGCTCACGCAGGGCGCTTTACAGGGATATAGTATAGAGGGGAGGAGTAGACTGACCTCTTCGGACACACGGGGGATCTTTCTGCTCCACCCGGCCATCCCAACGCTGGAGAGCGGCGGGTCCGGTCGAGTCTGCTGGGAGCTGTTTTGGCATGAGGACTGGGATGAGTTCTTTAAAAAAGCTAAGCAGCGGTCCAGTCAGTTCTTGCATGTTACCGCAGATAGATGgaccgcagcagcaggcgaAACCGTCAACCTAACCGTTTCCGGGCAAAGATCGGGCGAGGCAGTGGTCCTTAATGGCCAGAGGGCAGAGCTACAACTCGTTCCTAGCGGCAATGATTCATATTCGACGACCATCCAGGCCGATAAGCAAGGAGAGCAGGAGGTGTCCTTCACCGTCGGAGAGAGTGAGGAGCAAACGAACTCCACTATTACCATCAACGTCGTTCCCGATATCGACACTCTCATTGCCAACCGCGTCAAATTCATCACGACAAACCAGCAGCTGAGCCTGGATTTCCCAGACGAGTCAAAAGCGGGTGCGTACGCCGTGTACGATAACCAAATGGAAGGTATCGTTACGTTTGATACCTCCTCTGACCGAAACACCGGCCGCGAAAGGGTTGGCATGGGAGTCCTGATTGCGCggtggctgcagcagaatCCAAATTCCAGCCCAGATATTGAAGACTCGCTGAGGATCTACTACGATTACGTCAACAACAAGCTTCAGGAAACCGACGGGTACGTCCGGTCATGGCCCATTGGCGCAACAGACGGCTCGCTACGGCTCTACAACTGGCCCTGGGTGATGCAACTGCATCTGCAGATGGCCAAGCTGGGCAACAAGGAAGTGACGAGCCACGGCGACTACAAGGCCACGCCTAGCCAGCGCCTCCTGGTCACTATCGAGCGGTTCTATGCCGAGCCGGAAGCGATAGACTATTATCCCATCAACCTCCCCATCCACGAGAGCCTGGTATATTTCACCGGAAAACGCGACGAAGATACCGTCGCCCGCCTCTTGACGCTCTTTACAGCACACGGCGACCGCATCACGTCCGTCGGGTCCGCCTATCCCTCTTCAGAGGTGAACTACGAGCAATCGATTATCGCGCCCGCAGCCATAATCCTCCTGGAGCTATACCGCTCGACAAACGAGAGCAGATGGCTGGACGCGGCTCACGGCCACTTTGACCGATTAGAGGCCTTTAGTGGCCGACAGCCGAATTTCCATCTGCACGATGTCGCCATTCGGCACTGGGACGGATACTGGTTTGGCAAGGACCGGATGTGGGGGGACACATTCCCGCATTACTGGAGTACGCTGACAGCGATTGCGATGCATCACTATGCGGTGGCGACGGGAGATGAGCACTATAGTCGCCGAGCAGAGGGAATTCTCAGGGCGAATCTGGTGCTTTTCGACGAGGAAGGGAGGGGATACTGTGCCTTCATCTATCCGACAAGTGTCGATGGTCGGCCAGGGAGTTACCTGGACCCGTACGCGAACGACCAGGATTGGGCGTTGGCGCATCTTCTAGCCCTGAGGGAAGATGGGTTGGGCGAGGGAGATCCTTGATGAGCCAGGCCTGTGCTTGTCTGGTCTAGTATCATGGTTTACTAAGCCCGGGTGGTGATAGTGGTATGCTG
This sequence is a window from Aspergillus nidulans FGSC A4 chromosome IV. Protein-coding genes within it:
- a CDS encoding uncharacterized protein (transcript_id=CADANIAT00000203), with the protein product MRVTVALLCLAGSAYTASAAQYAKFRYLESSDFRIIIDAGSGALLSIVNPHDNASMSWISGPEDTPWQPAGSRWGLGYVNLGPLHRSFWQDAIVTFNGNRVSAAYALDGLDVNVTRTLNRDGVLEECYVFTNTGAEPLALDDHGPESFAIYTPFNDHYTSTTDVLEHRAHAHVWANGGASSWVKLTRMGLRGPHLGIVLTQGALQGYSIEGRSRLTSSDTRGIFLLHPAIPTLESGGSGRVCWELFWHEDWDEFFKKAKQRSSQFLHVTADRWTAAAGETVNLTVSGQRSGEAVVLNGQRAELQLVPSGNDSYSTTIQADKQGEQEVSFTVGESEEQTNSTITINVVPDIDTLIANRVKFITTNQQLSLDFPDESKAGAYAVYDNQMEGIVTFDTSSDRNTGRERVGMGVLIARWLQQNPNSSPDIEDSLRIYYDYVNNKLQETDGYVRSWPIGATDGSLRLYNWPWVMQLHLQMAKLGNKEVTSHGDYKATPSQRLLVTIERFYAEPEAIDYYPINLPIHESLVYFTGKRDEDTVARLLTLFTAHGDRITSVGSAYPSSEVNYEQSIIAPAAIILLELYRSTNESRWLDAAHGHFDRLEAFSGRQPNFHLHDVAIRHWDGYWFGKDRMWGDTFPHYWSTLTAIAMHHYAVATGDEHYSRRAEGILRANLVLFDEEGRGYCAFIYPTSVDGRPGSYLDPYANDQDWALAHLLALREDGLGEGDP